In Monomorium pharaonis isolate MP-MQ-018 chromosome 3, ASM1337386v2, whole genome shotgun sequence, a genomic segment contains:
- the LOC105832034 gene encoding odorant receptor 46a isoform X1, with protein sequence MGVLKFTLQVCTFAGCWQPNSWTSLFKHLIYKTYAMFLLSALFIFSISQFMNIIINVENSDEFTDSLYMMLTVSVAGYKQFYVWIKRKNVMMIINILNKKPFAVRESHELMIRQKFDRIAQNNTLRYLSLITVTVIIVVVTSVFTVFTNRNLTYKAWVPFNYSYPALYVLVYTHQLIGMGTSGFVNVACDSIICGLLLHICCQLEILEYRLTKVVHGEDILRDCICHHNRIFEYAYMVNNMFTKIIGIQFSASMLVICSNLYRIAMAKDSVIFISLVMYTGCILAQIFIYCWFGNEVRVKSLQFMNNIYYDIEWSVLSNSNKKGLLIIMKRAMIPIEFSSAYIITMNLDSFVAVSIKQLRSILLLNIIINKNQS encoded by the exons ATGGGAGTGCTAAAATTTACGCTTCAAGTATGCACATTTGCTGGATGCTGGCAACCGAATTCATGGACATcgttatttaaacatttaatatataaaacatatgcaatgtttcttctttctgcattatttatattttcgatATCTCAATTTATGAACATCATAATAAATGTCGAAAATTCTGATGAATTCACCGATTCTTTATATATGATGTTGACCGTATCCGTCGCAGgctataaacaattttatgtgTGGATAAAGCGTAAAAATGTTATGATGATAATCAATATTCTTAACAAAAAACCTTTTGCAGTACGTGAATCACACGAACTAATGATTCGACAAAAATTTGACAGAATAGCACA gaATAACACGTTGCGATATTTAAGTCTTATTACGGTGACAGTCATAATAGTAGTTGTGACGTCTGTTTTTACAGTATTCACGAATAGAAATTTGACATATAAGGCATGGGTGCCGTTTAACTATTCGTATCCTGCTTTATACGTTCTTGTTTATACTCATCAATTGATAGGCATGGGAACCTCCGGTTTTGTAAACGTTGCTTGCGACAGCATAATTTGCGGtcttttattacacatttgCTGCCAGCTTGAAATTTTGGAGTATCGATTGACAAAAGTAGTACATGGTGAAGATATTTTGCGTGACTGTATTTGTCATCACAACCGTATCTTTGA ATATGCGTACATGGTGAATAATATGTTCACGAAAATAATTGGTATACAATTCTCTGCAAGCATGTTGGTGATATGCTCGAATTTATATCGAATAGCAATGGCGAAGGATTctgtgatttttatttcattggtgATGTATACAGGATGTATATTAGcgcaaatttttatctattgttGGTTCGGAAACGAAGTCAGAGTAAAA AGTCTtcaatttatgaataatatttattatgatataGAGTGGTCGGTACTTAGCAATAGCAACAAAAAAGGTctcttaataattatgaagcGCGCAATGATTCCTATCGAATTCAGTAGCGCGTACATAATTACGATGAATCTCGACTCATTCGTAGCTGTTAGTATCAAACAATTAAGatcgatattattattaaatataataattaataaaaatcaatcttaa
- the LOC105832034 gene encoding odorant receptor 46a isoform X2: MGVLKFTLQVCTFAGCWQPNSWTSLFKHLIYKTYAMFLLSALFIFSISQFMNIIINVENSDEFTDSLYMMLTVSVAGYKQFYVWIKRKNVMMIINILNKKPFAVRESHELMIRQKFDRIAQNNTLRYLSLITVTVIIVVVTSVFTVFTNRNLTYKAWVPFNYSYPALYVLVYTHQLIGMGTSGFVNVACDSIICGLLLHICCQLEILEYRLTKVVHGEDILRDCICHHNRIFEYAYMVNNMFTKIIGIQFSASMLVICSNLYRIAMAKDSVIFISLVMYTGCILAQIFIYCWFGNEVRVKSLQFMNNIYYDIEWSVLSNSNKKGLLIIMKRAMIPIEFSSAYIITMNLDSFVALLKMSYSAFNLLHQTQE, encoded by the exons ATGGGAGTGCTAAAATTTACGCTTCAAGTATGCACATTTGCTGGATGCTGGCAACCGAATTCATGGACATcgttatttaaacatttaatatataaaacatatgcaatgtttcttctttctgcattatttatattttcgatATCTCAATTTATGAACATCATAATAAATGTCGAAAATTCTGATGAATTCACCGATTCTTTATATATGATGTTGACCGTATCCGTCGCAGgctataaacaattttatgtgTGGATAAAGCGTAAAAATGTTATGATGATAATCAATATTCTTAACAAAAAACCTTTTGCAGTACGTGAATCACACGAACTAATGATTCGACAAAAATTTGACAGAATAGCACA gaATAACACGTTGCGATATTTAAGTCTTATTACGGTGACAGTCATAATAGTAGTTGTGACGTCTGTTTTTACAGTATTCACGAATAGAAATTTGACATATAAGGCATGGGTGCCGTTTAACTATTCGTATCCTGCTTTATACGTTCTTGTTTATACTCATCAATTGATAGGCATGGGAACCTCCGGTTTTGTAAACGTTGCTTGCGACAGCATAATTTGCGGtcttttattacacatttgCTGCCAGCTTGAAATTTTGGAGTATCGATTGACAAAAGTAGTACATGGTGAAGATATTTTGCGTGACTGTATTTGTCATCACAACCGTATCTTTGA ATATGCGTACATGGTGAATAATATGTTCACGAAAATAATTGGTATACAATTCTCTGCAAGCATGTTGGTGATATGCTCGAATTTATATCGAATAGCAATGGCGAAGGATTctgtgatttttatttcattggtgATGTATACAGGATGTATATTAGcgcaaatttttatctattgttGGTTCGGAAACGAAGTCAGAGTAAAA AGTCTtcaatttatgaataatatttattatgatataGAGTGGTCGGTACTTAGCAATAGCAACAAAAAAGGTctcttaataattatgaagcGCGCAATGATTCCTATCGAATTCAGTAGCGCGTACATAATTACGATGAATCTCGACTCATTCGTAGCT ttaCTTAAGATGTCATACTCGGCTTTCAACTTGTTGCATCAAACGcaagaataa